Below is a genomic region from Pseudomonas sp. JQ170C.
CAACGGCGCCAACGGCGACCAGGAAGTCAGCGAAAACATCCTGCGCCTGGTGCTGTTCTACACCCGCAACCTGGCGGTGCCGATCCGCCAGGACGTCGATTCGCCCCAGGTGCTGGCCGGCAAGAACCTGTTCCACCAGGCCGGTTGCCAACGCTGCCATACCCCAAGCTTCACCACCGCGGCCGATGCCGCCGAGCTGGAGCTGGCCAATCAGTTGATTCGCCCCTACAGCGACCTGCTGTTGCACGACATGGGCCCAGGCCTTGCCGACAACCGCACCGAGTTCAAGGCTGGCGGCCAGGACTGGCGTACGCCCCCTCTGTGGGGTATCGGCCTGACCCAGACCGTCAGCGGTCACACCCAGTTTCTTCACGATGGCCGCGCCCGCGACCTGCTCGAAGCCGTGCTCTGGCACGGCGGCGAAGCCGAAGCGGCCAAGCAGCATGTCTTGACCTTCAATGCCGAACAGCGCACCGCGCTGCTGGCATTCCTGAATTCACTTTAAGCCAAAGGAGCCGGGCATGTTCCGACCCAAACTGTTGTTCACAAGCCTCGCCGCCCTTGCCCTGGGTGCGTGCTCGCCGCAGGACCCGCAAGCGGTAACTTCGGCCGCCATCGCCAAGCAGGTGATCCTGCCGACCTACAGCCGCTGGGTCGAAGCCGACCGCCAGCTGGCCGTCAGCGCCCTGGCATTCTGTGAAGGCAAGGCCGACCTGGCCACCGCCCGTGCCGACTTCCTCCACGCGCAAAAAGCCTGGGCGGAACTGCAACCGCTGTTGATCGGCCCGCTGGCCGAAGGCAACCGCGCCTGGCAGGTACAGTTCTGGCCAGACAAAAAGAACCTGGTGGGTCGTCAGGTCGAGCAACTGGTCAATGGCGACAAGCCGGTCGATGCCGCCTCCCTGGCCAAGTCCAGCGTCGTGGTGCGTGGCCTCTCCGCCTACGAATACATCCTGTTCGACAGCAAGCCAGATGCGGCCAACGCCGAGCAGAAAGCCCGCTACTGCCCGCTGCTGGTCGCCATCGGTGAGCATCAGAAGGCCCTGGCCGAAGAGATCCTCAAAGGCTGGAACAACACCGACGGCATGCTGGCGCAGATGACCAAGTTCCCCAACCAGCGCTATGCCGACTCTCACGAAGCGATCGCCGATCTGCTGCGCGCCCAGGTCACCGCCCTGGATACCCTGAAGAAAAAGCTCGGCGCGCCCATGGGCCGCTTGAGCAAGGGCATCCCGCAGCCGCTGCAGGCCGAAGCCTGGCGCAGCCATTCCTCGCTCAAGAGCCTGGAAGCCAGCCTGAAAGCCGCAGAGACCGTCTGGGTCGGTGTCGACAACCAGGGCCTGCGTGGCCTGCTGGGCAAAGACCAGAAAGCCCTGGCCGACAAGATCGATGCCGCCTATGCCAGCGCCCTGAAACTGCTGGCCGACAATCAGAAGCCACTGGGTGAGCTGCTCGATGACGAAGCCGGCCGCCAGCAGCTCAATGCAATCTACGACAGCCTCAACGTCATCCACCGCCTGCACGAGGGCGAGCTGGCCAAAGCGTTGAATATTCAGCTGGGCTTCAATGCCAACGACGGTGACTGATCATGTTGCGACGCCAGGCTCTCAAACTCGGTAGCGTTCTGCTCAGCGCCCTCACCCTGGGCGGCTGGACCCTGTTTCGCGGCAAAGACAGCGGCCCGCTGCTGCTCTCGGCCCGCGATGACGGCGACGGCAAGCACTACGCCGTCGGCTATCGCCTGGATGGCACCCAGGTGTTCGCCACCCAGGTGGGCCAGCGTTGCCACGACATCATCAACCACCCCGAGCAGCCGATTGCCCTGTTCGTGGCCCGGCGCCCCGGCACCGAGAGTTACCTGATCGACCTGCGCGATGGCCGTCTGCTGCAGACCATCACCTCGCAGCCGAACCGGCATTTCTATGGCCACGCGGTCATCCACAAGGGCGGCGAATGGCTGTATGCCACCGAGAACGACACCACCGATCCCGGTCGTGGCGTACTCGGTGTCTACCGTTTTGACGGCGAGCGCCTCAGCCATACCGGCGAGATTTCGACCCACGGTATCGGCCCGCATCAGGTGTCATGGATGCCCGATGGCGAAACCCTGGTGGTCGCCAACGGCGGCATTCGCACCGAGGCCGAAAGCCGGGTGGAGATGAACCTCGACGCCATGGAGCCAAGCCTGGTGCTGATGCAACGCGATGGCACCCTGCTGAGCAAAGAAGTACTGCCCCAGCAGATGAACAGCGTGCGCCACCTGGCCATTGCCAGCGACGGCACCATCGTCGCCGGCCAGCAGTTCATGGGCAGCGGCGATGAAACCGCCGAGCTGTTGGCGATCAAGCGTCCGGGGCAAGCATTCCAGGCGTTTGACGTGCCGGAGCATCAGCTTCAGTCGATGGCCAACTACACCGCCAGCGTGGCCATCCACAACGAGCTGCGCCTGGTCGCCTTGACCGCACCACGGGCCAATCGCCTGTTCATCTGGGACCTGGACACCGCACAGGTGCGCCTGGATGCACCGATGCCCGACTGCGCCGGCGTCGGCGCGGTAGCCGACGGTTTTGTCGTCACGTCCGGCCAAGGTCGCTGCCGGCTGTACGACTGCCGCAAGGCCGAACTGATCGGCCACCCCCTGCAACTGCCTTCCGGGCTGTGGGACAACCACCTGCACCTGGCCTGAAACAACCCGGGAACAGAAAGTTCCCAAACCCGGTCAAACGCGTAATATCGCTACATCGCACGTGGGCAGGAACGCCCCGCAGTCGTGCCATCGAACAATAAATCGTATCCAAGGAACTGGACTATGCTGCGCCGCCGCATGCTGATCATGTTGGGTGTTGTTCTGCTGCTCGTGCTGATCCTGGGGGGCTACAAGGCGTTCTCCATTTATCAGCAGGTCCAGATGTTCTCGGCCCCCAAGCCACCGATCAGTGTGGCGGCGACCGAGTCGACTGAGCGCATGTGGCAAAACCGCCTGCCCGCGGTGGGCAGCCTCACCGCCCTGCAAGGGGTCGACCTGAGCCTGGAGATCGCCGGCACGGTCAAGACCCTGCAGTTCGAGTCCGGGCAGAAAGTGAGCAAGGGCCAGCCCTTGCTGCAACTGGACAGCGACGTGGAAACGGCTCTGCTCGGCACCGCCCTGGCAGATCTTGGCCTGGCCCAGGTGGACTTCAATCGCGGCAGCCAGCTGGTGGGAAGCCAGGCAATTTCCCGCGGCGAGTACGACCGACTCAATGCCCAGTACAAGCGCAGCAAGGCGGTGGTCGACCAGCTCAAGGCGGCCCTGGCGAAAAAAAGCATCAATGCCCCCTTCGGCGGCACCATCGGCATCCGCCAGGTGGATGTCGGCGACTACCTGGCCAGCGGTACGGTGATCGCGACCCTGCAGGACCTGAGCAGCCTGTACGTGGACTTCTTCGTGGCCGAACAGGCAGTCCCCAGGCTGAGCATCGGCCAGCAAGTGCTGGTCAGCGTCGCGGCCTACCCGCAACAGACCTTCCCCGGCACCATCAGTGCGATCAACCCCAAAGTCGAGGACAGCACGCGTAACGTGCAGGTACGCGCGACCCTGGCCAACCCCGAGGGCAAGCTGTTACCCGGCATGTTCAGTAGCCTGCAGGTGCTGCTGCCCGACCCCGGGCCGCAGATCGTGGTGCCCGAAAGCGCCGTGACCTACACCCTCTATGGCAACTCGGTGTACGTAGCCGTGCCGAAAAAGACCGAAGACGGCCAGCCACAGAAAAACGCCGAAGACCAGCCCGAGCTGATCGCCGAGCGGCGCTTCGTCGATACCGGTGAGCGCCGCGATGGCCTGGTGGTCATCCACAAGGGCCTCAAGGCCGGGGAGCAGGTGGTGACCGCCGGCCAGTTGAAGCTGACCCAGGGCGCGTCGATCACCCTCAGCCCGGACAAGACCCTGCAAGCACCGTCCAACAACTCGGCGCACGCCAACTGATCGAGGAGGCGTCATGGCTTTTACCGATCCATTCATCCGCCGTCCGGTGCTGGCCAGCGTTGTCAGCCTGCTGATCGTGCTGCTGGGCTTCCAGGCCTGGAGCAAACTGCCCATCCGCCAGTACCCGCAGATGGAAAACGCGCTGATCACAGTGACCACCGCCTACCCCGGCGCCAACGCCGAGACCATCCAGGGCTATATCACCCAGCCCATGCAACAAAGCCTGGCCAGCGCCGAAGGCATCGACTACATGACCTCGGTGAGCCGGCAGAACTTCTCGGTGATTTCGGTCTACGCGCGCATCGGCGCCGACAGTGACCGGCTGTTCACCGAACTGCTGGCCAAGGCCAACGAGGTGAAGAACAAGCTGCCCCAGGACGCCGAAGACCCGGTACTGAGCAAGGAAGCCGCCGATGCCTCGGCACTGATGTACATCAGCTTCTACAGCGGCGAAATGAGCAACCCGCAAATCACCGACTACTTGTCACGGGTGATCCAGCCCAAGCTCGCGACCCTGCCCGGCATGGCCGAAGCGGAGATCCTCGGCAACCAGCTGTTTGCCATGCGCCTGTGGATCGACCCGGTGAAACTGGCCGGCTACGGCCTGAGCGCCAACGAAGTGACCGACGCGGTGCGCCGCTACAACTTCCTGTCGGCCGCCGGCGAGGTCAAGGGTGAGTACATCGTCACCAGCATCAACGCCACCACCGAGCTGAAGACCGCCGAAGCCTTCGCCAATATCCCGCTCAAGACCAGCGGTGACAGCCGGGTGCTGCTCGGGGACGTAGCGCGGGTGGAGATGGGCGCGGAAAACTACGACACGGTGAGCTCGTTCGACGGCACCCCCTCGGTGTACATCGGTATCAAGGCCACGCCCGGCGCCAACCCGCTGGATGTGATCAAGGAGGTGCGCAAGCTGATGCCCGAGCTGGAAAGCCAGCTGCCGCCCAATCTGAAAGCCTCCATCGCCTACGACGCCACCCTGTTCATTCAGGCTTCGATCGACGAGGTGGTCAAGACCCTGGTCGAGGCGGTGCTGATCGTCATCGTCGTGGTGTTCCTGTTCCTTGGCGCCTTGCGCTCGGTGCTGATCCCGGTGGTCACCATTCCGTTGTCGATGATCGGCGTACTGTTCTTCATGCAACTGATGGGCTACTCGCTGAACCTGCTGACCTTGCTGGCGATGGTGCTGGCCATCGGCCTGGTGGTGGACGATGCCATCGTGGTGGTGGAGAACATCCACCGCCACATCGAAGAAGGCAAGACGCCCTTCGAGGCGGCGCTGGAAGGTGCCAGGGAGATCGCCATGCCAGTGGTGTCGATGACCATCACCCTGGCAGCGGTCTACGCCCCTATCGGCTTTCTGGAGGGGCTCACGGGGGCATTGTTCAAGGAGTTCGCCCTGACCCTGGCCGGTGCGGTGATCATTTCCGGCATCGTCGCCCTGACCCTGTCGCCGATGATGTGCGCGATGCTGCTGCGTCACGAGCAGAACCCCAGCGGCCTGGCCCATCGCCTGGACAATCTGTTTGAAGGGCTCAAGGTGCGCTACCAGAAACTGTTGCATGCCACCCTGAACACCCGGCCGGTGGTGCTGGTATTCGCGGTGATCGTGCTGTGCCTGATTCCGGTGTTCCTGATGTTCACCAAGAACGAGCTGGCACCGGATGAAGACCAAGGCGTCATCTTCATGATGGCCACGGCACCGCAACCCACCAACCTGGATTACCTCAGCGCCTACACCGACGAGTTCATCGACATCTTCAAGGCGTTCCCCGAGTACTACTCCTCGTTCCAGATCAACGGTTTCAACGGCGTGCAATCGGGGATTGGCGGCTTCCTGCTCAAGCCCTGGAACGAACGCGAGCGCACCCAGATGGAGTTGCTGCCGCTGGTGCAAAGCAAGCTCGAAGGCATTGCCGGCCTGCAGATCTTCGGGTTCAACCTGCCCTCGCTGCCGGGCACGGGCGAAGGCTTGCCCTTTCAGTTCGTGATCACCACGGCCAATGACTATGAGTCGTTGCTGGAAGTGGCCGAACGGGTCAAGGAACGTGCCCAGGCGTCGGGCAAGTTCGCCTTCCTCGACATCGACCTGGCCTTCGACAAACCCGAAGTGGTGGTCGATATCGATCGGGCCAAGGCTGCACAGATGGGGGTATCCATGGATGCCCTGGGGGGGACGCTGGCAACCCTGCTGGGTGAGGCAGAGATCAACCGCTTTACCATCGACGGGCGCAGCTACAAGGTCATTGCCCAGGTCGAGCGGCCCTATCGCGACAACCCTGACTGGTTGAGCAACTACTACGTCAAGAACCAGCAGGGTCAGATGCTGCCGCTCTCGACCCTGATCACCCTCAGTGACCGCGCGCGGCCACGCCAGCTCAACCAGTTCCAGCAATTGAACTCGGCGATCATCCAGGGCTTTCCCATGGTCAGCATGGGGGAAGCCCTGGACACCGTGAATGGCATTGCCCGTGAAGAAGCACCGGCAGGCTACACCTTCGACTACGCCGGGGCGGCGCGCCAGTTCGTGCAGGAAGGCAGTGCGCTGTGGGTCACCTTCGGCCTGGCCCTGGCGATCATCTACCTGGTACTGGCCGCCCAGTTCGAGAGCTTCCGTGACCCACTGGTGATTCTGGTAACGGTGCCGCTTTCGATCTGCGGCGCGCTGATTCCGCTGTTCCTGGGCATCTCGAGCATGAACATCTACACCCAGGTGGGCCTGGTGACACTGATCGGGCTGATCAGCAAGCACGGCATTCTGGTGGTCGAGTTCGCCAATCTGCTGCGCCAGCAAAAAGGCCTGAGCGCCCGTGAAGCCGTCGAAGAAGCAGCGGCGATCCGCTTGCGCCCGGTGCTGATGACCACAGCAGCCATGGTCTTTGGCATGGTGCCGCTGATTCTGGCCACCGGTGCCGGGGCGGTGAGCCGCTTTGATATCGGTACGGTGATTGCCACCGGCATGTCGGTGGGCACGCTGTTCACCCTGTTCGTGCTGCCTTGCGTCTATACCCTGCTGGCCCGGGCTGACGTACCCCAGGCGCAGACGCAAACCGCCTGAAGCACATGCAAAAAGGCCTCGTCAGTGACGAGGCCTTTCCGTGCTCAAGCATTCAGTGAATCAGTGGGAACGCAAACCCTGACTCATACCGAACAGGAACAGCAACAGGTCCTGATCGGGTTGTGCGGTGGACTGGTTCTTTACCACCCTGGGCAGCGGGCACTGGGACGCAGGGTCGACCTTGCTCACAATCTGCGGGCCCGGTTCTTCCCAGGCAGCTGCCGCAGCCGTAGCCACTGCCAGTGCCAACACCAGAAACAAACCTCGAGCTAATTCTAGTTTCATTGCTCTAAACCTTTGACAGCGCTGCCAAACGCCACGTTGTAAAAGTAGAGCAGCTTGCGCCACTCTGCGTCATTGAATGACGAATGGCGGCGCAATTGCTTCAGGTCATTTGCAGCGGCACGATGGCAGCTGATACGCCGTCGGCACTTCTCAAGGTCCAGCAGGGCCACTTCTGCCCGGGCCTGATCACCCTCGCCGATCACCTTGATGAACACATGCTTGCCGTACAGGCAGCCATGTTGCCAATGGCCTCGGTGCATGCGGGCCAGATTGGTGGCCAGGTCCTGCAGCATGCTGTCGTGCAGCGCATCACCATAACGCTCGCGTGCGCCCTTTTCGTACCAGCTGTCGCTGTCTTCAAAACCATCCAGGGCCTTGCTGACCAGCAGGGCCCGCCACTGGTGATCGGCGTCACGCTCCACACCGCAATACACAATGTGGGGGACCCGCACACCCAGTTGCTCGAAGCTGTTGATGGCATCGTATTCGCGCAGCACCGTCGGCCGCCCGAACGGGTGCAGGAAACTGCGGTAGATGTGCCCAATCTGACGCTTGGAATACAGCAACTGCCCACTTTCGTCGTTCAACCGCTGTACACCACTTTCACCACCCCGGCGCTGGTTGGGTTCTTCTACCCACTCACCCTGCTGCTGCCAGAAATGGTCGAACCGGCTATTGCCCGTCAATGTTTCTGAACGCCCTACCGCCATGCCCTACCCCTTACGCAATACGTACACTCGCCACATGGCATAGAACGGCAAAAAGTCCAATCGTTCCTGAATCCGGAAACCAGCGGCTTCAAATTCTTCCTCGACCGTAGCCGCCGGTAACACAAAACGATTCTGGTAACTGCCCTCGCCGGTTTCGGCGTAACGACGCTGCTCCAGCTTTTTACGGCGCCAGGCCTTGAAGTTGCCGTCCACCCACAGCGACAGGATCACGCTATCGCGGGTAACTCGTTGAAATTCCGAGAGAAGTGTCTTGCGATGCGCAGCGTCACCGATGTGGTGCATCAGGCGCATGCAGAAGATGCTGTCGACTGAATTGTCCGGCAGGTCAATTGCAAAGGCAGATGTTTGCAAAGTACGTACCCGTTCAACGATGTGCGCGGGTTGAGATTTGGTTGCCGTTTCCAGCATGGCCTCGGAGTTGTCGGCACCGATGATCACGCGATTGGGCTTTTCCGCCAGCAGCGGCCAGAAACGACCCGCGCCACACGGCAGGTCAAGCACCAGACCGGGTTCGCCCGCCAGGGTCAATGCACGACGCGCCAGCTGTTCATCTCGTTTGTGCGACATGCGCCGCGCCAGGCCATCCTGGTGCTTGAGGAAGTATTCCTGGGCATGCTGCTGGTCGTACTTTTCGGAAAATTCGAGCTTGATGGGACTACGCATTGTGCATCTCCTGACTCCAATTTGCCCACAGTAGGCGGGCAAGCGTTGGCGCCAGGTCATACGAATGTGAAAAATTCGTTGCAAGCCTGAATAAACGTAACAAGAAATGAATGACTGTAACGGCCGGACCTCACTCGAACGCCGGTACCCCGCCTCGGCCATGAGTCAGGTCGACATGGAAGCGACAGCCATGGGGCACCGTTCCTGTCAGCGTCACCGTCCAGCCCTGGTCGTCGCAGATCCGCTGTACCAGCGACAACCCCAGGCCAAGCCCTTCACCCCGACGTTCATCGCCGCGAACAAAGGGACGGAACATGGCCTCACGCTGCTCCTCGGGGATGCCCACGCCACTGTCCTCGACCATGAATCCCTTGGGGTCCAGGGTCAGGCGAATAAAGCCATAGTCGGTGTAGTGCGCAGCATTACGCAGCAGATTGCCCATTACCGCTTGCAGGAACGTGGCGTTATAGAGCGTCGGAGAACTCGCCTTGGCGTCATAGAGCAGTGTCAGGCCTTTCTGTTCGATGGTGTCGCGCCAGACCCCGGTCAGGTCATCGGCCACTTCCTTGAGCGTCGCCTGTGACGCCACCGCGCCCTCATCACGCTGGGCCCTGGCCAGCATCAGGAAGGTTTTCACCAGTTCCTGCATCTCTTCGGTGGCCCTGGCAATGCGCTCGACCTGCGAGCGCGCGCGCGGGTCGATGTTCGGGTTGACCAGCAACAGCTCGCACGAGCTGGCCAGTACCATCAGGGGGGTGCGCAGTTCATGGCTGACGTCACTGGTAAACAGCCGTTCACGGGTCAAGGCATCGCGCAGGCGTCCCAGGGTATCGTCGAAGGCCACGGCCAGTTGCCCGACCTCATCGGCCGCATAGTCCGGCGCCAGGGGCGGCGCCAGGCCCAATAACTGGTCACGATGTCGAACCTGGCGGGCCAGGCGAATAACCGGTGCCATGACTTTGCGTGCCAGCACCCAGCCCAGGAACACCGCCAGCGCCAGGCTGAGCACAAAGCCCACCACCACGACCGCGAACAGCACGCGCTCGCGTTCCTCGAAATCGCTCTGGTCCTGCAGCAACACATAGCGCCGCCCATCCACGATCTCGACCATGGCGTGGTAGGACAACTGCTCGCGAAACACTTCATGAAAACCCGGTGACAGGTGCCGCAGGTCCTTGGGCAACTCGAATTCGTCTCGCCCGCCGCTGTAGTAGAACAGCTGGTCGGGGCGCGGCCGGTGGCTCCAGTCGCTGACGCTGTCCATGCGCAGCAGGCGCTGCAGATCGCCACCCAGCACCGCCGAGATCAAGCGCTCTTCGACCAGGTGAACGGTGGCAACGATACCGAAGGCAAATGCACCGGCCACCAGGGCGCTCATCAACGCAAAAGCGATGATGATCCGCTGGGCGAGGCTTTGTTTAAACTCCATCGCGGCCCTCGGCCAGGCGATAACCGACGCCATGGACGGTATGCAGCAGGGGTTTGTCGAAGGGCTTGTCGATGACCTGGCGCAGTTGGTGGACGTGGCTGCGCAAGCTGTCGCTGTCGGGGCAATCATCGCCCCAGAGGGCCTCTTCAAGCACCTCGCGGCGTAACACATGGGGGCTTTTCTGCATCAGCACCGCCAGCAGCTTCAAGCCGACCGGGTTGAGCTTGAGCAGCTTGCCGTCGCGGGTCACTTCGAGGGTGTCGAGGTCGTAGCACAGGTCACTGACCTGCAAGGTACGCCGGCCACCGCCCTGGGCCCGACGCAGCACCGCTTCGATGCGTGCCGCCAGCTCCGACAGGGCAAAGGGCTTCAACAGGTAATCATCGGCACCGGAGCGAAACCCCTGCAGGCGATCATCGAGCTGGTCGCGGGCGGTGAGCATGATTACCGGAGTGTCGCGCCTGGCATCCTCGCGCAGGCGTTTGCACAGCGTATAGCCGTCAATGCCCGGGAGCATGATGTCGAGCACGATCAGGTCGTAGTGTTCGGTAGCGGCCAGGTGCAACCCGGACAGACCATCCTGGGCACAGTCAACCGTATAGCCTTTGAGGCCCAGATAGTCGGCCAGGTTGGCTAGGATATCGCGGTTGTCTTCAACCAGTAGAATTCGCATAGGGTTCTCCCGTCCGGGTCTTTTGCCTGCTTGGCAGGCGCAGCTTACGGCCATCGACAGCGCTCGGCTAGGCTGCAGCAGGTTTATTGGCAGTTAACGTTTTTTTCACCCAGCCTTCACGGACACACCATAGCAATCGCCGCACAATCGCCGGTCGTTGTGTCACTCCGCTTCCCGGCACGGGCTACCGGCCGGACCCGATTTTTCGACCTGCCTGGACCTGCCATGCCTGCCACTCACGCCTCTCGCCCGCTCAATCCGTGGTTTTCCCTGGGTATACCGCTGCTGACGGCAGCGATCCTGATCCTGCTGGAACTGACGTCACTGGACATGGACCTGGCCAAACTGGCTTTCGATCCGGTCACCGGGCAGTTCATCGGACGGCACAGCTACTTCCTCGAAGACATCCTGCATGATCGCGCCAAACAAGCGGTCATCGTCCTGGGGCTGGGTGCCATTGCCGCCTTTGCGGCAAGTTTCTTCTGGCAGCGCCTGCAAGGCTGGCGTCGCGAGCTGGGCTACCTGGTAATGGCCATGGCGCTGTCGACCAGTTTTGTCACCCCGATCAAGGCGGTGACTGCCGTGCAGTGCCCTTGGAGCCTGCAGGAATTTGGCGGCAAAGAAGTCTACAGCGAGTTGCTCAGCCCCAGGCCGGCGACCGACAAACCAGGACGCTGCTGGCCCGGTGGCCATGCCGCCACCGGATTTACCCTGTTTGCCCTGTTCTTCATGCTGCGTGATCGCCGCCCCCGCCTGGCCCGTGCAGCGCTGCTGTTTGCCTTCGCCCTGGGCACGGTGTTCTCAGTGGGACGAATGCTGCAAGGCGCGCATTTCTTCTCCCACAACGTCTGGACAGCGGTGTTCTGCTGGCTGATCAGCCTGGGCTGTTACCACTGGCTGCTGTACCGCAAGCCTGTAGGCGCGGGCTTGCCCCGCGAAGCAGCCGATGCTGCATCATCCACTGCCTGAGACACCGCATCGCGGGGCAAGCCCGCTCCTACCGGTCCAATTGGCGGGAGTGAGCCGCCGCTGGCGCCAGCCCGCGACCAGCTCACTCAGGGCAGGAGCGGGCTTGCCCCGCGAGAGGCCGGTACAGCCAGCAAAACGGGTGTTGTCTGAACGATTGATCGCGGGGCAAGCCCGGTCCCACGGCAATCAGTGCAAGCCCGCCGTACAGGCAAAAAAAAGCCCCGCACTAAGCGGGGCTTTTTCTCAAGCGGGTAAGGCTGGCTTACATCATGCCGCCCATACCGCCCATGCCACCCATGCCGCCCATATCAGGCATGCCACCAGCAGCAGCTTCCTGAGGCGCATCAGCAACCATGGCTTCGGTAGTGATCATCAGACCACCGATCGAAGCAGCAGCTTGCAGGGCCGAACGGGTTACCTTGGCAGGGTCTAGGATACCCATTTCGATCATGTCGCCGTACTCGCCGGTCGCAGCGTTGTAACCGAAGTTACCCGAACCTTGTTTGACCTTGTCGACCACTACGCTTGGCTCGTCGCCAGCGTTGGCAACGATCTGGCGCAACGGCGCTTCAACAGCGCGACGCAGCAGCTGGATACCGACGTTCTGGTCTTCGTTGTCGCCTTTGAGTTCGGAGATCGCTTGCAGCGAACGAACCAGGGCAACACCACCGCCAGGAACCACGCCTTCTTCAACGGCTGCACGGGTAGCGTGCAGGGCGTCTTCAACGCGGGCTTTCTTCTCTTTCATTTCAACTTCGGTGCCAGCACCGACCTTGATCACGGCAACACCGCCAGCCAGCTTGGCCAGACGCTCTTGCAGTTTTTCACGGTCGTAGTCCGACGAAGTCTCGGCAACCTGGGCACGGATCTGGGTGATGCGTGCTTCGATGTCGCCCTGTACGCCAGCACCGTCAACGATGATGGTGTTTTCCTTGGACAGGGTGACGCGCTTGGCGTTGCCCAGGTGCTCCAGGGTAGCGGACTCCAGGCTCAGGCCGATTTCTTCGGAGATCACGGTACCGCCGGTCAGGACGGCGATGTCCTGCAGCATGGCCTTGCGGCGGTCGCCGAAGCCTGGTGCCTTGACCGCAGCAACTTTGACGAT
It encodes:
- a CDS encoding sensor histidine kinase, giving the protein MEFKQSLAQRIIIAFALMSALVAGAFAFGIVATVHLVEERLISAVLGGDLQRLLRMDSVSDWSHRPRPDQLFYYSGGRDEFELPKDLRHLSPGFHEVFREQLSYHAMVEIVDGRRYVLLQDQSDFEERERVLFAVVVVGFVLSLALAVFLGWVLARKVMAPVIRLARQVRHRDQLLGLAPPLAPDYAADEVGQLAVAFDDTLGRLRDALTRERLFTSDVSHELRTPLMVLASSCELLLVNPNIDPRARSQVERIARATEEMQELVKTFLMLARAQRDEGAVASQATLKEVADDLTGVWRDTIEQKGLTLLYDAKASSPTLYNATFLQAVMGNLLRNAAHYTDYGFIRLTLDPKGFMVEDSGVGIPEEQREAMFRPFVRGDERRGEGLGLGLSLVQRICDDQGWTVTLTGTVPHGCRFHVDLTHGRGGVPAFE
- the colR gene encoding two-component system response regulator ColR, translated to MRILLVEDNRDILANLADYLGLKGYTVDCAQDGLSGLHLAATEHYDLIVLDIMLPGIDGYTLCKRLREDARRDTPVIMLTARDQLDDRLQGFRSGADDYLLKPFALSELAARIEAVLRRAQGGGRRTLQVSDLCYDLDTLEVTRDGKLLKLNPVGLKLLAVLMQKSPHVLRREVLEEALWGDDCPDSDSLRSHVHQLRQVIDKPFDKPLLHTVHGVGYRLAEGRDGV
- a CDS encoding phosphatase PAP2 family protein translates to MPATHASRPLNPWFSLGIPLLTAAILILLELTSLDMDLAKLAFDPVTGQFIGRHSYFLEDILHDRAKQAVIVLGLGAIAAFAASFFWQRLQGWRRELGYLVMAMALSTSFVTPIKAVTAVQCPWSLQEFGGKEVYSELLSPRPATDKPGRCWPGGHAATGFTLFALFFMLRDRRPRLARAALLFAFALGTVFSVGRMLQGAHFFSHNVWTAVFCWLISLGCYHWLLYRKPVGAGLPREAADAASSTA
- the groL gene encoding chaperonin GroEL (60 kDa chaperone family; promotes refolding of misfolded polypeptides especially under stressful conditions; forms two stacked rings of heptamers to form a barrel-shaped 14mer; ends can be capped by GroES; misfolded proteins enter the barrel where they are refolded when GroES binds) encodes the protein MAAKDVKFGDSARKKMLVGVNVLADAVKATLGPKGRNVVLAKSFGAPTITKDGVSVAKEIELKDAFENMGAQLLKDVASKANDEAGDGTTTATVLAQAIVSEGLKAVAAGMNPMDLKRGIDKATIAIVKELKSLSKPCADSKAIAQVGTISANSDNSIGDIIAEAMEKVGKEGVITVEEGSGLENELSVVEGMQFDRGYLSPYFVNKPDTMVAELDGPLLLLVDKKISNIRELLPVLEAVAKAGRPLLIVAEDVEGEALATLVVNNMRGIVKVAAVKAPGFGDRRKAMLQDIAVLTGGTVISEEIGLSLESATLEHLGNAKRVTLSKENTIIVDGAGVQGDIEARITQIRAQVAETSSDYDREKLQERLAKLAGGVAVIKVGAGTEVEMKEKKARVEDALHATRAAVEEGVVPGGGVALVRSLQAISELKGDNEDQNVGIQLLRRAVEAPLRQIVANAGDEPSVVVDKVKQGSGNFGYNAATGEYGDMIEMGILDPAKVTRSALQAAASIGGLMITTEAMVADAPQEAAAGGMPDMGGMGGMGGMGGMM